One part of the Chloracidobacterium sp. genome encodes these proteins:
- a CDS encoding cobalamin-binding protein, producing the protein MTNLRIVSLLPSATEIICALGLESQLVGVTHECDYPSFVRDLPKVTHTLIPTDATSLEIDGLVRERLQTNRALYTLDLPTLEALRPDLIVTQALCDVCAVAEEEVKAAACVLPGAPRVVNLEPQTLNEVFDSLFLVGEAAGCQARAVQVVTRLKARVAAVAERSAAVSRRPRVALLEWLHPPFSCGHWSPELVQLAGGEEVMGRPGVPSRTLTWEAIAAAQPEVIFIACCGFSVERTLEDVAQLAANPIWRTLPAVRQGRVYITDGSHYFSRPGPRLVESLEILAHALHPTLHPRPAVGPALVYQPQPQPALAVV; encoded by the coding sequence ATGACAAACCTCAGAATTGTTTCGCTGCTGCCGAGTGCGACGGAAATTATTTGCGCATTAGGCCTTGAATCACAGCTGGTTGGCGTCACGCACGAGTGTGACTATCCGTCTTTCGTCCGCGACTTGCCCAAGGTCACGCACACGCTGATTCCCACCGACGCGACAAGTTTGGAGATTGACGGTTTGGTGCGCGAGCGGCTGCAAACGAACCGGGCACTTTACACCCTTGATTTGCCAACGCTTGAGGCTCTGCGGCCAGACCTGATTGTGACGCAGGCGTTGTGTGATGTCTGCGCCGTCGCCGAAGAAGAGGTCAAAGCCGCCGCTTGCGTACTGCCCGGCGCGCCGCGCGTCGTCAACCTTGAACCCCAAACGCTCAACGAAGTCTTCGACAGCCTCTTCCTGGTTGGCGAGGCTGCCGGATGCCAGGCGCGGGCGGTGCAGGTTGTCACAAGACTGAAGGCGCGCGTCGCTGCCGTCGCAGAGCGTTCGGCGGCTGTATCACGCCGGCCGCGGGTCGCCCTGCTGGAATGGCTGCATCCGCCCTTTTCCTGCGGACACTGGAGCCCGGAGCTGGTTCAGTTGGCCGGCGGCGAAGAGGTCATGGGTCGCCCCGGCGTCCCATCGCGGACGCTGACCTGGGAAGCGATCGCAGCGGCGCAGCCGGAGGTTATTTTTATCGCCTGCTGCGGCTTCTCGGTTGAGCGGACGCTGGAAGACGTGGCGCAACTTGCCGCCAACCCGATCTGGCGGACATTGCCAGCTGTTCGGCAGGGGCGGGTTTACATCACTGACGGGTCACACTACTTCAGCCGTCCTGGCCCGCGCTTGGTGGAAAGCTTGGAAATCCTGGCCCACGCGCTGCATCCTACACTTCACCCTCGACCGGCAGTCGGCCCGGCGCTCGTGTACCAGCCTCAGCCGCAGCCTGCGCTGGCGGTGGTGTAG
- a CDS encoding carboxypeptidase-like regulatory domain-containing protein — MFARPSVVHGLTPLLCALWLWAMGGLAAAQIGTGTIRGTVTDEQGAAVAGATVTLTNQATGASRTQTTNEAGTFNFSGVPAASYTIKVEAPNFKTYEQTDLRARVDGSTTLTVVLAVGGASETVTVTGTGTEAILNRQDASIGNTIAQRQILELPLAARNIAGLLNLQPGVAPDGSVSGSRSDQGNITLDGVDVNEQQNNSAFSPVLRTSPESVEEFRVTISNPNANQGRSSGAQISLVTKSGTNEFHGSAFFFHRPTIGNAGNWFTNAIGQRTPRVLQNVFGGAIGGPIVKNRLFFFYNYEGRRDRSQTSVLRTVPLPHLGRGELRFNAVNAATGAPVGIRTLTAAQISQAFPALAAAGGGSALNPAAVAYLAQAAARYPANDTGAGDGVNTGGFRFNAPTPFDFNAHIARLDWKVDNAGKHTLFARANVQYDVQNFTSFFPDTPPQRLWSHPVGIAAGHTWNISNRWTNVFRYGLTRFATSSQGDTSQNFISFRFVFEPTANARTLDRITPTHNFTNDTTYVFGDHTFQFGTNIRIIRNRRIGFAQAFDFGVINPIFYAQSLTAPINTFAINNLGLAIQPGRGVPVRDAVNALIGRINQYTVFLTYDQRGNLLPAGTPTNRSFAAEEYDFYFQDVWRIRPNLTLTYGIRYGLSRPVYEQNGFQAGTNIPLGDFLRGRAQGAAQGRPFNELITINLAGPANGGDPLYQFAYNNWQPRVSIAWSPDFKNGFLSKIFGNRQQTVIRAGFALTNDYFGQQIAVQFDQRNTLGFVQQQQTSFAQFRLTGPPFAPLFTAQGQSFRNFPGINPPPRITFPLRQPDDGQQRIEQSIDQTTRLPRNFSWNFSIGRELPAGLFFEAAYIGRLGRNLLAQRDVMALNNLVDPRTGVDWYTAAGQLEDLRRNNTPISQIPNIPYFNNILFPGILANLFAGFGGIQAGMTNSQAIYAMLLNPSAWGLLGPADWTTVQLILNNSPRPGGYGITGISPLGEDLFFHPQYGALNTIGSFGTSDYHGLAVTVRQRYKNYLTWDFNYTFSKSLDDASGLQTATFFGGGGFVLNPFRQRDNRAVSNFDLRHVINANFVIQLPFGRGRAVFGNASRLLDAFIGGWQLAGIARYNSGPVAGAATGDGTAYATNWQVPSNAVRIRQISTSPTRGNNPNLFRDPVFASQSFRSARPGETGDRNIFRFPAFANLDASLGKSFTMPWSENQSLQFRWEVFNVTNFQPFGPNPTSAGIQTLATPTDPFRNQPLPNFGRLTAVQNPPRFMQFVLRYVF, encoded by the coding sequence ATGTTTGCACGACCTTCTGTAGTGCACGGGCTGACGCCGCTATTGTGCGCTCTCTGGCTATGGGCCATGGGCGGGTTAGCGGCGGCGCAAATCGGGACGGGGACGATTCGTGGAACAGTGACGGATGAGCAAGGCGCCGCTGTCGCCGGCGCGACGGTGACGCTGACCAACCAGGCGACAGGCGCGAGTCGAACCCAGACCACCAACGAAGCCGGAACATTCAACTTTAGCGGCGTCCCAGCGGCTTCCTATACCATCAAAGTGGAAGCGCCTAACTTCAAAACCTACGAACAAACCGACCTCCGGGCGCGAGTGGACGGCAGTACGACGCTCACCGTTGTCCTTGCCGTCGGCGGCGCCAGTGAGACCGTCACCGTCACCGGGACGGGGACGGAAGCCATCCTTAACCGTCAGGACGCCAGCATCGGCAACACCATTGCCCAGCGGCAAATTCTTGAGCTGCCCCTCGCGGCGCGCAACATCGCCGGTCTATTGAACCTACAACCGGGCGTTGCCCCGGACGGCTCCGTGAGCGGTTCGCGCAGCGACCAGGGCAACATCACGCTTGACGGCGTGGATGTCAACGAACAGCAGAATAACTCAGCGTTTTCACCCGTTCTGCGCACCTCGCCGGAGTCGGTCGAGGAGTTTCGCGTCACCATCAGCAATCCCAACGCTAACCAAGGACGGTCGTCAGGCGCGCAGATTTCGCTCGTCACCAAGAGCGGGACGAACGAGTTCCACGGCTCGGCGTTTTTCTTCCACCGCCCGACCATCGGCAACGCGGGCAACTGGTTCACCAACGCCATTGGTCAGCGGACACCGCGCGTATTGCAAAACGTCTTCGGCGGCGCAATTGGCGGGCCGATTGTCAAGAACCGGCTCTTTTTCTTCTACAACTACGAGGGACGGCGTGATCGGTCGCAGACGTCGGTGCTGCGTACCGTGCCGCTGCCGCATCTTGGGCGTGGCGAGTTGCGTTTCAACGCCGTCAACGCCGCGACAGGCGCGCCGGTCGGTATTCGGACGTTGACCGCTGCACAAATCAGCCAAGCATTTCCGGCGTTGGCGGCGGCCGGCGGCGGTTCGGCGCTCAATCCGGCGGCCGTGGCCTACTTGGCGCAGGCGGCCGCGCGTTACCCGGCCAATGACACAGGCGCAGGCGACGGCGTCAACACAGGCGGCTTCCGCTTCAACGCGCCGACACCGTTTGACTTCAATGCCCATATCGCCCGCCTTGACTGGAAGGTGGACAACGCTGGCAAACACACGCTCTTCGCTCGCGCTAACGTGCAGTATGACGTGCAAAACTTCACGTCATTCTTCCCCGACACGCCACCGCAACGGCTCTGGTCACATCCGGTGGGCATCGCCGCTGGTCATACGTGGAACATCAGCAACCGCTGGACGAATGTGTTCCGCTACGGGCTAACGCGCTTCGCCACCAGTTCCCAGGGTGACACGTCGCAGAACTTCATCAGCTTCCGGTTTGTGTTTGAGCCGACCGCCAACGCGCGGACGCTCGACCGCATCACGCCGACGCACAACTTCACCAATGACACGACGTATGTGTTCGGCGATCACACATTCCAGTTCGGGACGAACATTCGCATCATCCGCAACCGGCGCATCGGCTTTGCTCAAGCGTTCGATTTTGGGGTCATCAACCCGATCTTCTATGCGCAAAGCCTGACCGCCCCCATCAACACCTTCGCCATCAATAACCTTGGTCTTGCCATTCAGCCCGGCCGTGGCGTGCCGGTACGCGACGCTGTCAACGCGCTCATCGGGCGCATCAATCAGTACACAGTGTTTCTGACCTACGACCAGCGTGGCAACTTGCTGCCGGCTGGAACACCCACAAATCGGTCCTTCGCAGCCGAGGAGTACGACTTTTACTTCCAAGACGTCTGGCGCATTCGGCCGAACCTGACGCTCACCTATGGCATTCGCTATGGGCTAAGCCGGCCGGTTTACGAGCAAAACGGCTTTCAGGCCGGGACGAATATCCCGCTCGGTGACTTCCTGCGCGGGCGCGCACAAGGTGCGGCGCAGGGCCGGCCGTTCAACGAGCTCATCACCATCAACTTGGCTGGACCAGCCAACGGCGGCGACCCACTGTACCAGTTCGCCTACAACAACTGGCAGCCGCGCGTCTCCATTGCTTGGTCGCCGGACTTCAAGAATGGTTTCCTGAGCAAGATATTCGGCAATCGGCAACAGACGGTCATCCGCGCCGGTTTTGCGCTAACTAACGACTACTTTGGACAACAGATCGCCGTCCAGTTCGACCAGCGCAACACGCTCGGCTTCGTCCAGCAGCAGCAAACGTCGTTTGCGCAGTTCCGGTTGACGGGGCCGCCGTTTGCGCCGCTCTTTACGGCGCAGGGACAGAGCTTCCGCAACTTCCCCGGCATCAACCCGCCGCCGCGCATCACCTTCCCGCTGCGTCAGCCGGACGACGGCCAGCAGCGCATCGAGCAATCTATTGACCAGACGACGCGCCTGCCGCGCAACTTCAGCTGGAACTTTTCCATCGGGCGGGAGTTGCCGGCCGGGCTGTTCTTTGAAGCCGCCTACATCGGCCGGCTGGGACGCAACCTGCTGGCGCAGCGCGACGTGATGGCGCTCAACAACCTCGTTGATCCGCGCACGGGCGTGGATTGGTACACCGCCGCCGGCCAACTTGAGGACCTCCGGCGCAACAACACGCCGATTTCGCAAATCCCCAACATCCCCTACTTCAACAACATCCTCTTCCCCGGCATTCTGGCGAACCTCTTCGCTGGGTTTGGCGGCATTCAGGCCGGCATGACCAACAGCCAGGCGATCTATGCCATGTTGTTGAACCCCAGCGCGTGGGGACTGTTGGGACCGGCCGACTGGACGACCGTCCAGCTCATCCTCAACAACAGCCCGCGTCCGGGCGGCTATGGCATTACCGGCATCTCGCCGCTAGGTGAAGACCTGTTCTTCCATCCGCAGTACGGCGCGCTCAACACCATCGGCAGCTTTGGCACGTCCGACTACCATGGCCTCGCCGTCACGGTGCGCCAGCGATACAAAAACTACCTAACATGGGATTTCAACTACACCTTCTCGAAGTCGTTGGACGACGCCTCCGGGTTGCAGACGGCGACCTTCTTCGGTGGCGGCGGTTTTGTCCTCAATCCGTTCCGCCAGCGTGACAACCGCGCCGTGTCGAACTTCGACCTGCGGCATGTCATCAACGCCAACTTTGTCATTCAGTTGCCCTTTGGGCGCGGGCGGGCGGTTTTCGGCAACGCTTCGCGTCTGCTGGACGCCTTCATCGGCGGTTGGCAGTTGGCCGGGATTGCGCGCTACAACTCTGGCCCTGTCGCCGGCGCTGCGACGGGCGACGGCACAGCCTATGCCACCAACTGGCAGGTGCCGAGCAACGCCGTGCGCATCCGGCAAATCTCGACCTCCCCGACGCGCGGCAACAACCCGAATCTCTTCCGGGATCCGGTCTTCGCCTCGCAGAGCTTCCGCAGCGCGCGGCCCGGCGAAACCGGTGACCGCAACATCTTCCGTTTTCCAGCGTTCGCCAACCTTGACGCCAGCCTAGGGAAGAGCTTTACGATGCCGTGGAGCGAAAATCAGTCGCTCCAGTTCCGGTGGGAGGTCTTCAACGTCACCAACTTCCAGCCCTTTGGTCCAAATCCAACTTCTGCTGGGATTCAGACCTTGGCGACGCCGACCGATCCTTTCCGCAACCAGCCGTTGCCGAACTTTGGGCGGCTCACGGCGGTGCAAAACCCGCCGCGCTTCATGCAGTTCGTACTGCGGTACGTCTTCTAA
- the hpnD gene encoding presqualene diphosphate synthase HpnD — protein sequence MTNFFGHITAPRPPVAEGITHSSRTNFLYSFLILPKPQRRAIETVYAFCRVVDDIVDGDTTGKTNPQAELDRWRDEIQACFNGHVPRHPLARELKAILQRFPIPQEHFLALIRGMEMDLARRRYASFAELDEYCYHVASVIGLMCIEIFGYRHAGARNYAIHLGKALQLINIVRDVKEDAARGRVYLPLDEMAAEGVTEGDLQDGRYGEAFARLAARQAQRARDFRAQALQALHPEDRPAMVAAEIMATIYFKLLDQMEATRFDVFRRRPRLSRLQKALVAASLLLRARLGRA from the coding sequence ATGACAAACTTCTTTGGCCATATCACCGCGCCGCGACCGCCGGTCGCCGAAGGCATCACACACAGTTCACGGACAAACTTCCTTTACTCGTTCCTCATTTTGCCCAAGCCCCAGCGGCGGGCGATTGAAACCGTCTATGCGTTCTGCCGTGTTGTGGACGACATTGTGGACGGCGATACGACCGGAAAGACCAATCCGCAGGCGGAGCTTGACCGCTGGCGCGACGAAATCCAAGCCTGCTTCAACGGCCACGTACCGCGTCATCCGCTCGCGCGCGAACTCAAGGCCATACTTCAGCGGTTTCCAATTCCGCAGGAACACTTTCTGGCGCTCATTCGGGGCATGGAGATGGACTTGGCGCGCCGCCGTTATGCGAGTTTCGCCGAACTGGACGAGTACTGTTACCACGTCGCGTCGGTCATTGGACTGATGTGCATTGAGATTTTCGGCTATCGGCACGCTGGCGCGCGCAACTATGCGATACACTTGGGCAAGGCTCTGCAGCTCATCAACATTGTGCGGGATGTCAAAGAAGACGCTGCGCGGGGGCGAGTGTACCTGCCGCTGGACGAGATGGCAGCGGAAGGCGTCACTGAAGGCGACCTGCAGGATGGCCGTTACGGCGAAGCTTTTGCGCGACTAGCGGCGCGGCAAGCGCAGCGGGCGCGGGATTTTCGCGCGCAGGCGCTTCAAGCGTTGCACCCAGAAGACCGTCCGGCGATGGTGGCGGCGGAGATCATGGCGACGATTTATTTCAAGCTGCTTGACCAGATGGAAGCGACGCGCTTTGACGTGTTTCGCCGCCGCCCACGGCTGTCTAGGCTTCAGAAAGCGTTGGTCGCTGCTTCCCTACTGCTCAGGGCGCGTCTGGGAAGAGCTTGA